CTTGGCGTAACAAACTGTGGATGGAGAATCTTGCTTGGGCTTCCAAGTGGTTTACGGATAGTAGCTTTTATCGGACTTTGGCTCGCTTTAGCTTTGGAGCCCTGTGTTACATCATTTGGAGAGAGTGGAATAACATCTATTTCGCAACCAGACCCACTTCCTTCCGGCAACAAAGATGCACCTCCATAAGGCTATTAAAGATAAAGCAACGACTTTTAAGCATGTCCCGGACATTCCCAAGAACAGAAGACTTCAACGAAGCTGGGATTTACATCCGTCTATCTTTGATTGATGGAGGTTCTCTAGCGTTTGTTTGTTAGTATTTTTGTTCTTGCTTTTTCGCCTTTTGTTGGTTTCTCTTTTGGGAACCATGGCATCCCTACACTCACATtagacttttgtcttcttgagtGTCTGTCTTTTGTTGGTGCTAGGCCTCCATCTTGTATTTTTTATAGGCAAAATCTATACATCTCttatcttcacaaaaaaataaaataaaaaaatattcatgtgGTAATATATAATCAACACTCGTGTTAGGTGGTTTGATCTAGCAGTGTCGGTTAGTAAGTTGTGTGGTAAATGAATAAGTATTTCTATTATGGGTCAATactatgaaaaaccccaaactggtagaTCTATGATAaacttatcccaaattaattttttgaccacgaAAAACCAAAATTAGTATACCTGtgaaaaaattatcttaaataATCACAAAAAGATTCAAACTGGTGCACTTGCGAAAAATTTatccataaactaattttttgactacaaaaaatttcaaatcgatacatttatgacaaatatactatTAGTTAAATTGGatcaatatcacaaaaaatcgcAAAACTAGTACAACTATGACAAATATAgaataaaatcttaaactgTTACATCAATCAACTATCATGCGTCATCCGACTCAGCAATTtggcaataaaatttaacaagaaTCGACGGATGGTGAATTTGTTAAAGGTGCGGTgcattagtttggggtttttgatcgTGATTTGCCATTATGATCATATGTTTATGCCTCGTCAAAGTTGCATCTTTCCGTATACACAGCTCTTTTAAGTTTGCTAATTCCCCAGATTTTGTTCGAGGATAGGATAGAGAGGAAAAAGCCAAGTCTTATTTTGTTTGATCAGTTAGACAGGTTGGAGTAGGTAATTTATTAACCTATTAGATAGATCATACAAAATTTTTCAAAGGAAGCCCTAAAGTTGACTTCAGTAGCACAAAGTGGTAATATCTTCCAACTTTTTTGGCGGTTGGAAACCtctttatttgataaaaagGGTACAGAAAGATTACAAACATGGGGTTTTTGTGACCAACGAAGATAGGAGTAGAATGGAGATTGCAATGTCAAACTTGATTCTATTTGAGGACCAAATCAAACTTGAATTGAAGGGTCTGTAGTTTTACAAGGAGACTAGCTCTTGGGGGCAAGCTTAGCCTTGATCATCTCGACCTCCTTAACATCAATTTGGAACGCCTTGGCCAGCACATCGTTCGGCACTGTGGGTTCAGCCGCGAATAGTGTAGTCGCAATAAACGAGGCTCCTGGAAATTGGCTATTGAATGCCGCAATGGTGGCTGCGGGGGTGTTTTGGATGTTCATTTGGAAGTGGACCAAACCTCTAGGGAAAACGAAGATCTCTCCTGCCTTAATGGTCTTAGCAACGAGGACGTTAGCAGTGGTTATGAATCCGGCGTATATCTCCCCATAGAGCACGAACACCATCTCGGTGGCTCGTGGGTGGGTGTGGGGTGCACTAAGGCCGAAAGGAGCAAAGTCGCTGCGGTCCAAGGACATGCCGAGGGTGTTGAGGCCTGGGATCTTTAGGACATTGCCCCTTCTCACCAGATTCCCTAAGGTGTTGTTGGGGAGTCCGGGTTTGGCCAGCCCATCGTAGAAGAAGTCCGTTTCGTTGAAAGCCGCTTTGCAAGGGAATCCATTGACTTTCATTTCTGTTCATCACAATACTATGAATCATACAATGCCTTAAACATGCATATTATTTGTTTTGTGAGAGAAACTTATGAGCCTTATACTAACTTCAGAAATACTTttattctaagaatagaaattttgcattGTTACTAAACACATTatcttattcaaaaattattccagggaatagaaatagaaaaaaactatttctcaaAAAGACATTATTCtccgcaaaaaaaaaatgttaccaaatgcacaCTTGATGTCTAAGATTTATCAATACTCGTCTGGAGTCCCGGGTAGTTTAAGAAGAAGATTATAAGAAGCACACATAGACAAGCTTATATGCTCTTACTGGAAGCGAGATCGGCAACACAGACATCTTGGAGCATGTCAGGATCAGCAGAAACGATGCCTAGGAAGACGGTGAAGCTCATGAATataacaacaacaaccaccATTCTTGGACCGATCACCATTGTTAATGGCATGTAAAAGGGAAGCAAGGAAGAGGAAGGCTTTGCTGGGCAAATGATATCTTCTTCTCATCTTGGAGTGTAGTACTTATAAGGGATAAATATGACAAATAAGGCGTTGACTTTTGAATGCGGTTGCAAGTTCAAACTACGTAGCGTGAAACATGTCTATTGGCCCCAAAGAAAAAGTCTTCTCAAACTCAAATAATTTgccgcccaaaaaaaaaagaccaaaataatttattaacaaTTAATTGGAAAGGAGAAAAACAgcttaaattttctttaatgattAAATTTAGCAAAATTGTGAGAATGAACTTATATAATAATTCCTAGCTCTTGTCATTCGCTATTATATTGATAGAAAAGGAGGAGCTCGAAACTTGGAAGGCGGAATGACATGCTAGACTTCTTTTATAAGGCTCCTTTTGGCAAGTCAGAAATTTTCTTGACAAGGCCGACAGAGTGCCCTAAAGGGCTAGTTCTTTCATGAATCCACCATCGATATCAAAACCTTTTATCGTGCTTGTTGACACTCAAAATTGTCCTTATTGTCACGTGCTAGTCACAAGGAATATAGACAATCATAGACATTCAAAATCACCCTCGTTGTCACGTGCAAGTTGTGATTAATATTAACCCAACCCAGGTTAGTCAAGAGCTGTTGGACTTGATTTTGATGCGCCTTCAAATGGAGATACGTGATTCAGTGATAATTAGTTGATTGCCACATGTAGGTCAAGAGATACTACTGAAAACGTAAAATTCAAATAGAATTGGCGTCAAGATTTAGGCAGGAATGGTTGGTACTTAAAAGGGCACACATAATCAAATGAGCAGTAAATACATACTAGGCAAGTCATGTGAGCATCGTCGAACAAGCCAGAAGACAACAAGATATGGATAAAGCGGTTAAGGTGAGAATGTGGAGCGACTTTCAAGAAGTATTCAACCGACTGCCGATTGTTCTCACATTGGGCTATAAATACCACAGATAATCCAACGAAGGGCCTCCCCACCCCTGAGGGAACAACACACAAAAATCATTCATCTTATCCTCTTAGTTTAGTTGTAGCTTCAGATTCCTTTCGTAGACTCAATTCTTGCGAGTGCCTATATTTTAGGTAGTGCTGTCATCGATTAGATTAT
The nucleotide sequence above comes from Eucalyptus grandis isolate ANBG69807.140 chromosome 2, ASM1654582v1, whole genome shotgun sequence. Encoded proteins:
- the LOC104426490 gene encoding germin-like protein 5-1, which encodes MVIGPRMVVVVVIFMSFTVFLGIVSADPDMLQDVCVADLASKMKVNGFPCKAAFNETDFFYDGLAKPGLPNNTLGNLVRRGNVLKIPGLNTLGMSLDRSDFAPFGLSAPHTHPRATEMVFVLYGEIYAGFITTANVLVAKTIKAGEIFVFPRGLVHFQMNIQNTPAATIAAFNSQFPGASFIATTLFAAEPTVPNDVLAKAFQIDVKEVEMIKAKLAPKS